TTCGGAACCTCACCACCTGCGCTCCTATCGAGTGGGGATCGACGCGCCGATCGCGTCCGACGTGGTCAGCGTCGCCGGGGATGCCTGGTTGATCGTTCCGGGGGAAGCCCGCAGCGTGAAGCTGTTCGAACTCGAGAATCCGGACGTCGAGGCGACCCGCCTCCTGTATCGCGCGCAGCTTTCGTCAGAGCGGTTGCAGGGCAAGGTCTATCTCGAGATGTGGGTGCGCCTGCCCGGCCGCGGCATGTTCTTTTCGCGGGGCATCGAGCAACCCGTCACGGGGACGACCGCCTGGGTGGAGCGGGAGGTCGCCTTTTTCCTGAAGCCCGGCGAGCGGCCGGATCTGGTTCAGCTCAACGTCGTTTTCGAGGATCCGGCCGGTCGGGTATCGATCAAGGGCGTCAAACTCTACGAGATCGAGCTTCCGGCCGGATCTGGCTGAAACAAACTCCCCTGGCCCAGCGTCATAATCCGGGTTCGATGGCGTCATGGAACCGGTTCTGAGACACGGTTTCCGGAATACGGTTTCCGGAACACCGGTTCCAGGTAACCAGAGGCTCTGGGAAAGCGTATGGACGACAAGCGCGAGCGGAGGAAGCGGGCCGAGGCCGGCTGGCCCGATCTGATGGCCGCCGCCCAGAAGGGTGACGCGGTTGCCTACGATCGGCTCCTTCGGGAGATCCTTCCCGGGCTCAGGGCTTTTGTCGGTTCACGGATCAACTCCGGGGCCAACGCGGAGGACGTCGTGCAAAACGTGCTGCTCTCGATTCATCGGGCGCGTCACACGTATCAGCCCAGTCGGCCGTTCGGGCCCTGGTTGCGGACGATCGCGCGCAACGCGGCGGCGGATTCGCTGCGCGTGCGGGTCACGCGCAATCGCCGCGAGGTGCCGTTGGGAGAGGTCGAAAGCCTGCCTGATCCCCACGAACCCAGCCCGTTGCTGCGGCCTCTTTCCCAGGACCTGAGCCAGGCTCTCGAAAGCCT
The sequence above is drawn from the bacterium genome and encodes:
- a CDS encoding sigma-70 family RNA polymerase sigma factor; the encoded protein is MDDKRERRKRAEAGWPDLMAAAQKGDAVAYDRLLREILPGLRAFVGSRINSGANAEDVVQNVLLSIHRARHTYQPSRPFGPWLRTIARNAAADSLRVRVTRNRREVPLGEVESLPDPHEPSPLLRPLSQDLSQALESLPDTQRQAVELIHLRELSVLDAAEKLGITPGALKVRAHRGYKALRVRLGMGRD